From the genome of SAR324 cluster bacterium, one region includes:
- a CDS encoding FadR family transcriptional regulator — MTEQNLPDKIADLLIQQIFTGVLKPGQKLAAERTLAAEMGVDRTSLKMAIRQLARMNVVKSVRGSGVTVQDYRLHSGLDFLGAALSIPDLKIGKGILLEAIDLWVSFLPAGCAMAVKRGAPADLLEIEGICSRQLKLLNEPMDFFKIVQLETEIQDKMIIMQQSTVLTLFANSTRQLRRTMLQMYLETVDIRTHVNYHRSLIGKVLIGQLDSENIRDEYRSYLIAQTRFLREKIAQMPPDSEIYAEN; from the coding sequence GTGACTGAACAAAATTTACCTGACAAAATTGCTGACCTTTTGATCCAGCAGATATTCACCGGAGTTTTGAAACCGGGCCAGAAACTGGCCGCGGAAAGAACTTTGGCTGCGGAAATGGGTGTTGATCGTACATCCCTGAAAATGGCAATCCGGCAATTGGCACGGATGAATGTTGTGAAATCGGTCAGGGGGTCGGGTGTCACTGTTCAGGATTATCGTTTGCACTCCGGGTTGGATTTCCTGGGTGCGGCCCTGTCCATACCGGACCTCAAGATTGGAAAAGGGATTTTGCTCGAAGCAATTGATTTATGGGTCTCGTTTTTACCCGCCGGATGTGCCATGGCGGTCAAACGAGGTGCTCCAGCGGATTTACTGGAAATTGAGGGAATTTGTTCAAGACAGCTAAAATTATTGAATGAACCGATGGATTTTTTCAAAATTGTTCAACTTGAAACTGAAATCCAGGATAAAATGATCATCATGCAACAAAGCACCGTCTTGACGCTGTTTGCCAATTCCACACGACAGTTGAGACGTACCATGCTTCAGATGTATCTCGAAACTGTGGATATTCGAACTCATGTGAATTATCACAGAAGTCTGATTGGCAAAGTGTTGATTGGTCAACTGGATTCGGAAAACATCCGTGATGAATACCGAAGTTATCTGATTGCGCAAACAAGATTTTTACGTGAAAAAATCGCTCAAATGCCCCCGGATTCTGAAATTTACGCTGAAAACTGA
- a CDS encoding c-type cytochrome: MKKIIKYRKQRWLVLGGTLSCLIAGCYGSIHIVSRKQQEVNPETLARGQVVYEEHCVRCHGPEGRGDGPEATGLGVPIPNLLEYKLHVVQHGPEQIIDYPHYSVDAISRQAQHGGSTMPGFKTAFTESELKDLTQYLVRLQQTAEPVSR; this comes from the coding sequence ATGAAAAAAATAATAAAATACAGAAAACAACGATGGCTAGTTTTAGGTGGTACATTGAGTTGTCTGATTGCCGGGTGTTATGGCTCAATCCACATTGTTTCCAGAAAACAACAGGAAGTTAATCCGGAAACCTTAGCACGGGGACAGGTTGTGTATGAAGAACATTGCGTTCGATGCCACGGCCCGGAAGGTCGGGGAGATGGACCTGAGGCAACCGGACTTGGTGTACCCATACCGAATCTGCTGGAATACAAACTCCATGTGGTACAACATGGCCCTGAACAAATCATTGATTATCCGCATTATTCAGTTGACGCAATCTCCCGTCAGGCACAACATGGCGGATCCACCATGCCTGGATTTAAAACTGCATTCACTGAATCTGAATTGAAGGATCTGACGCAGTATTTGGTGCGACTCCAGCAGACGGCTGAACCGGTTTCCCGATGA